The Candidatus Polarisedimenticolia bacterium genome contains a region encoding:
- a CDS encoding RNA polymerase sigma factor, giving the protein MAPTDSELVARCLQQDEYAWQLLVERHSHRILNIAFQFTGRREEAEDLAQEIFLRVFRSLRRFDLNTVFLPWLVRVSRNLCIDEYRSRAREKASLTGDEPDPERTADPGAGPLRSLESREVEGRVRRGLDQLSEELRVALILRDLQGLSYAEIAQSLEVPEGTVKSRIHRARIELAEILSREPGGADSGKMKMMKILDPGERGTSGEPA; this is encoded by the coding sequence TTGGCCCCGACGGACAGCGAGCTGGTGGCCCGATGCCTCCAGCAGGATGAATATGCCTGGCAGCTGCTGGTGGAACGGCACTCCCACCGGATCCTCAACATCGCCTTCCAGTTCACCGGCAGGCGCGAGGAAGCCGAAGATCTGGCTCAGGAGATCTTCCTTCGGGTCTTTCGATCCCTGCGCCGGTTCGACTTGAACACGGTCTTCCTTCCGTGGCTCGTGCGGGTCAGCCGGAACCTCTGCATCGACGAGTACCGGAGCCGGGCGCGGGAAAAGGCCTCCCTCACCGGCGACGAGCCCGATCCGGAGCGCACCGCCGATCCCGGGGCCGGGCCGCTGAGATCGCTGGAGTCCCGGGAAGTCGAGGGGCGCGTGCGGCGGGGACTCGACCAACTCTCCGAGGAGCTTCGCGTGGCGCTGATTCTCAGGGATCTTCAAGGCCTCTCCTACGCCGAGATCGCCCAGTCCCTGGAGGTCCCGGAGGGAACGGTCAAGTCGAGGATTCACCGCGCCAGGATAGAGCTGGCGGAGATACTATCGCGCGAGCCGGGCGGCGCGGATTCGGGAAAAATGAAGATGATGAAGATCCTGGACCCTGGCGAGAGAGGGACGAGCGGGGAGCCGGCATGA
- a CDS encoding competence protein CoiA family protein, whose amino-acid sequence MRFAVINGQRQEAQPNLSGECPSCGHPMVAKCGEVRIWHWAHQGSRVCDPWWENETEWHRVWKGQFPAKWQEVVHPAENGMKHIADVKTERGWVIEFQHSYIKPEERRSRDAFYPKLVWVVDGTRRKRDGKQFIEAVNNGARFAANLPIVQVRSDECALLRDWAGSHAPIFFDFGNELALSWLIAGRPDGPAYVGPVSRARFIEMHRGGVTQIARDFDEL is encoded by the coding sequence ATGAGATTTGCAGTCATCAATGGACAGCGCCAAGAGGCTCAGCCCAATCTTTCGGGCGAGTGTCCAAGTTGCGGTCACCCGATGGTTGCAAAATGCGGTGAAGTCAGGATTTGGCACTGGGCTCACCAAGGAAGTCGCGTCTGTGACCCTTGGTGGGAGAACGAAACCGAATGGCACCGCGTCTGGAAAGGACAGTTTCCTGCGAAGTGGCAGGAGGTTGTTCATCCAGCCGAGAACGGTATGAAGCACATCGCAGATGTCAAGACCGAGCGTGGTTGGGTGATCGAGTTCCAACATTCATACATCAAGCCCGAAGAGCGTCGGTCTCGCGATGCGTTCTACCCGAAGCTAGTCTGGGTGGTGGATGGAACAAGACGAAAGAGAGATGGAAAACAATTCATCGAGGCGGTGAACAACGGCGCACGGTTTGCTGCAAACCTACCGATCGTGCAAGTGCGCTCGGATGAGTGCGCGTTGCTGCGGGACTGGGCAGGTAGTCATGCGCCCATCTTCTTTGACTTCGGCAATGAGCTGGCGCTTTCGTGGCTTATTGCTGGGCGCCCCGATGGACCGGCGTATGTCGGACCCGTCTCGCGTGCGAGGTTCATCGAAATGCACCGAGGTGGAGTGACGCAGATTGCCCGCGATTTCGATGAGCTT
- a CDS encoding ABC transporter permease subunit: protein MRSVFWIARRELASYFVSPLAYLILAVFTFVIGLSFSLNLISFANECLIYGSNPYALQQLNVNEQVVRPLFGGFVPVFFLILLPALTMRLLPEERRQGTSELILTSPVTSSQIVVGKYLGVLVVFAAMLALSLGLVFVLTFVSQPDLRIVGGLYLGVFLLGASFLAVGLCLSSFTDNQVLAYVLSVGALLVLWFMSAMEKNVGGIGERAAGFFKNLSVIEHFPDFSKGILDTHHVVYYLSMIFFSLFLAQRVVDSHRWR, encoded by the coding sequence GTGAGAAGCGTCTTCTGGATCGCCCGCCGGGAGCTGGCGAGCTATTTCGTCTCGCCGCTGGCTTACCTCATCTTGGCGGTCTTCACTTTCGTCATCGGGCTTTCCTTCAGCCTGAACCTGATCTCCTTCGCCAACGAATGCCTCATCTACGGCAGCAACCCCTACGCGCTCCAGCAGCTCAACGTCAACGAGCAGGTGGTGCGCCCCCTGTTCGGCGGGTTCGTCCCGGTCTTCTTCCTGATTCTCCTTCCGGCGCTGACGATGCGCTTGCTGCCCGAAGAGCGGCGGCAGGGTACCAGCGAGCTGATCCTGACTTCGCCCGTCACCTCGAGCCAGATCGTCGTCGGGAAGTACCTCGGCGTCTTGGTCGTGTTCGCCGCGATGCTGGCGCTGAGCCTCGGGCTGGTCTTCGTCCTGACGTTCGTGTCCCAGCCCGACCTGCGGATCGTGGGCGGGCTCTATCTCGGGGTGTTCTTGCTCGGGGCCTCCTTCCTGGCGGTGGGGCTGTGCCTGTCGTCCTTCACCGACAATCAGGTCCTGGCCTACGTGCTGAGCGTTGGGGCGCTGCTGGTCCTGTGGTTCATGTCGGCGATGGAGAAGAACGTCGGGGGGATCGGGGAGCGGGCGGCGGGATTCTTCAAGAATCTTTCGGTGATCGAGCACTTCCCCGATTTCTCGAAGGGAATCCTGGACACCCACCACGTCGTCTATTACCTGTCGATGATCTTCTTCTCGCTGTTCCTGGCCCAGCGGGTCGTGGACTCCCATCGGTGGAGGTGA
- a CDS encoding NYN domain-containing protein: MEKILIDGYNLLHKDGVLKSQAERSLEAAREQLIAAVGAYRRGDVEIVVVFDGRANEGRTGKGTSPAGVEVRFSRFPQTADQMILDMIVKEKRRSAVTVVTSDRKDIGRIAQAEGVHWISSESFLRRMRRAPGEKPGSGEKPGVSSQEEMDYWMKRFGSDTPPGGGEPLPPSRVARRPRPISAKRRSSR; encoded by the coding sequence GTGGAAAAGATCCTGATCGACGGCTACAACCTCCTCCACAAGGACGGCGTGCTCAAGAGCCAGGCGGAAAGAAGCCTCGAAGCGGCCCGCGAGCAACTGATCGCGGCCGTCGGGGCCTACCGCCGAGGTGACGTGGAGATCGTCGTCGTCTTCGACGGGCGGGCAAACGAAGGGAGAACCGGCAAAGGAACCTCGCCGGCCGGCGTCGAGGTACGATTCTCGCGCTTTCCGCAGACGGCGGATCAGATGATCCTGGACATGATCGTCAAAGAAAAGCGCCGCAGCGCGGTGACGGTCGTGACGTCGGATCGAAAAGACATCGGAAGAATCGCCCAGGCCGAGGGAGTCCACTGGATCTCCTCCGAGTCCTTTCTTCGCCGAATGCGCCGGGCGCCGGGCGAAAAGCCGGGAAGCGGCGAGAAGCCGGGGGTTTCCTCCCAGGAGGAGATGGACTACTGGATGAAACGGTTCGGCTCCGATACTCCGCCGGGCGGCGGGGAGCCTTTGCCGCCCTCGCGGGTGGCGAGGAGGCCGAGGCCCATCTCGGCCAAGCGCCGGTCGTCGAGATAG
- a CDS encoding DUF4340 domain-containing protein, translated as MKLRNPLIALGILAGLAAYVYLVEIKGGEKKQKEKEAGEHLLQVKAGDVTGVTLTRPGERVRLEKVAGKWRIQEPLPSDPDPDAVDRTVRALEDLRILHDLGKQADEAPYGLKDAGTRVEALAGGRKLPAISLGAEAPTGGGNYARRDGSAKILVVSGAPALESATFLSLRDKSFLKFDPSRLSALRLERGKETVSLARIGGKWRLAEPVAAPADDPGVADLAGALERLSVSEFVDEHPTPSALAQRGLDPPEVRVVLSGEEWKGEKELRFGKTEGGSLYTLHPSTGALVRVPDTVAAKLKLSAAALRKKEVLPLSRWEISRLRIGGVGAAPLDLQRKDDRKWTRASPAPGTVSDESVDLLLRDLSDLKADSFDDRPGDDLGRYGLLRPQSTLEFWQKDEAKSPAAVIEVGTAAVKEKIALRDKAWTPLFLVPADQWGRVRAQALKVAEEKPKPEKPKPEPSATSPGKPATPAKPPAKR; from the coding sequence GTGAAGCTTCGGAACCCTCTCATCGCCCTGGGAATCCTCGCCGGGCTGGCCGCCTACGTCTATCTCGTCGAAATCAAAGGCGGCGAGAAAAAGCAGAAGGAAAAAGAAGCCGGCGAGCATCTGCTGCAGGTCAAGGCCGGCGACGTCACCGGCGTGACGCTGACTCGCCCCGGAGAGCGCGTGCGGCTGGAGAAGGTGGCGGGCAAATGGAGGATCCAGGAGCCCCTTCCCTCCGATCCCGATCCCGACGCGGTCGACCGGACCGTCCGGGCTCTGGAAGATCTCCGCATCCTGCACGATCTCGGAAAGCAAGCGGACGAGGCGCCGTACGGGCTCAAGGACGCCGGGACCCGCGTGGAGGCTCTCGCCGGCGGCCGGAAGCTGCCGGCGATATCGCTGGGCGCGGAGGCGCCGACCGGAGGGGGGAATTACGCCCGCCGGGACGGCTCGGCGAAGATCCTGGTCGTTTCGGGCGCCCCGGCTCTCGAGAGCGCCACCTTCCTGTCTCTGCGGGACAAGTCGTTTCTGAAGTTCGATCCGTCGCGCCTGAGCGCTTTGCGGCTCGAGAGAGGCAAGGAAACCGTCTCGCTGGCGCGGATTGGGGGAAAGTGGCGTCTCGCGGAGCCGGTCGCGGCTCCGGCCGACGACCCCGGCGTCGCCGACCTCGCCGGCGCGCTCGAGAGGCTCTCCGTGAGCGAATTCGTCGACGAGCATCCGACTCCCTCCGCCCTTGCCCAGCGCGGCCTCGATCCGCCGGAGGTCCGCGTCGTCCTGTCGGGCGAGGAATGGAAGGGGGAGAAGGAGCTGCGTTTCGGGAAAACGGAAGGAGGAAGCCTCTACACGCTCCACCCCTCGACCGGCGCGCTGGTTCGCGTTCCCGATACGGTGGCCGCGAAGCTAAAGCTCTCCGCGGCGGCATTGAGGAAGAAGGAGGTGCTGCCCCTTTCCCGCTGGGAGATCTCGCGGCTCAGGATCGGCGGTGTCGGCGCGGCGCCTCTCGACCTCCAGCGGAAGGACGACCGGAAATGGACGCGGGCTTCACCGGCCCCCGGAACGGTGTCGGATGAATCGGTCGATCTCCTCCTGCGGGATCTCTCCGATCTGAAAGCCGACTCGTTCGACGATCGTCCCGGCGACGACCTGGGGCGGTACGGTTTGCTCCGGCCACAGTCGACCCTGGAATTCTGGCAGAAGGACGAGGCGAAGAGCCCTGCGGCCGTCATCGAAGTGGGGACGGCGGCCGTGAAGGAGAAGATCGCCCTGCGGGACAAGGCCTGGACCCCGCTGTTCCTCGTCCCCGCCGACCAATGGGGGCGGGTCCGCGCGCAAGCGCTGAAAGTGGCCGAGGAGAAGCCGAAGCCGGAGAAACCGAAGCCGGAGCCCTCCGCCACGTCGCCCGGAAAGCCCGCGACCCCCGCGAAACCCCCTGCCAAACGCTGA
- a CDS encoding fused MFS/spermidine synthase, translating to MPRQPEPSHPHRRLLLLLFFLSGFAALVLEMVWARRLSLLTGSGLRASAAIVALTIAGLALGARWGGKRADSSPSPLLVYGHLEAGVALVALATPFLFRLLPRLILQRFPGEGMRLDLGAGALLAAAAVLLPGTFLMGATTPFLVRHGSVHWGASGPIPPDGRAGRLLGSLYGWNTLGGSCGALASVFLMLPLLGVGKTTLAAGLIDAGVAAAAIHLARRLSPSAGVARPSEPAAPPGAAPPAAWRPLILLALFAAGSLGGICQIAWTRLLVLLFGSSAHALGLALAVDLAGLALGSVWAARRLRRGAAPRTLAAALSTAAGLATGVSILLWGRAPALLVLGSEKLGHSLWASSALQVLVSAGLLLPIGFAFGALLPALTALLGGAARRDGRDAGDGVAVDSWGTAAGALGAAFLLLPAAGVEWTLRLSGVVEVLLLLLLFASRRGAPRRLWLGAAAAILALLLAAPPWSPALMTSGPLLYAETYGRSGGGIGSIEESMRRRGALRFLEEGPEGTVTVREGAGGILSLQINGKTDASTGGDLPTQLLAGSLPAVLHAQPRTALVIGLASGTTAGVLTGGPARRVDCVEISPAVTRAAALFASVNGGVLENPRFHLVRGDGRAYLQRVAARYDLIVSQPTNPWIAGVTNLFTREFFALARERLAPGGLLTVWIQGYRIDLADFRSAVATFLQVFPEAQLWEESAAGGDYFLIGRRGGAWPGFEALEKGIGKEQSALSRAGIRDPADLLARFVAGPAGLRLLARGAPIVTDDNLRLEFSAPRALWRNRLPELIARLEEVRESAVAVFPPPAAPEGDPLRSRLEEEQSRRASRIRLALSLRQSDYEILGTPEISAAAALIRSGRADAALPLLEKARRQAPRAPSLALLEAWIRLSRGEVAAAGRAFHEASDLDPSSGEALNGEGLVAWRLGDLARAASLFQASAGLAPEDPEASNNHASVLLLEGKEAPALAILDRVVADHPRYVPAIINRGVALARLGRLGEAASDYGRALALEPSNADAAYNLERLRVREKER from the coding sequence ATGCCGCGGCAGCCCGAGCCGAGCCACCCGCACCGCCGGCTCCTTCTGCTGCTTTTCTTCCTCTCCGGCTTCGCGGCTCTGGTGCTGGAGATGGTCTGGGCGCGCCGCCTTTCCCTGCTGACCGGCAGCGGCTTGCGGGCCTCCGCCGCCATCGTCGCCCTGACGATCGCCGGGCTCGCCCTCGGGGCCCGGTGGGGCGGGAAGCGCGCCGACAGCTCGCCGAGCCCGCTTCTCGTCTATGGCCATCTGGAAGCGGGGGTCGCTCTCGTGGCGCTCGCGACTCCTTTCCTGTTCCGGCTTCTCCCGCGTCTGATCCTCCAGCGCTTCCCGGGCGAAGGGATGCGGCTCGACCTCGGCGCCGGCGCTCTTCTCGCCGCGGCGGCCGTCCTCCTTCCCGGAACTTTTCTCATGGGCGCGACGACGCCCTTCCTGGTCCGTCACGGTTCCGTTCATTGGGGCGCTTCCGGCCCGATCCCGCCTGACGGCCGGGCCGGGAGGCTGCTCGGCTCTCTTTACGGCTGGAACACTTTGGGAGGCTCGTGCGGCGCCCTGGCCTCGGTGTTCCTCATGCTGCCATTGCTGGGAGTCGGCAAGACCACTCTTGCCGCGGGCCTCATCGATGCGGGAGTGGCCGCGGCGGCCATCCACCTGGCGCGCCGCCTCTCCCCTTCGGCGGGAGTCGCGCGGCCCTCGGAGCCGGCCGCCCCTCCCGGCGCCGCTCCGCCGGCGGCTTGGCGGCCGCTGATTCTCCTGGCGCTGTTCGCCGCCGGCTCGCTGGGAGGAATCTGCCAGATTGCCTGGACGCGCCTTCTGGTGCTCCTCTTCGGATCTTCCGCCCACGCGCTCGGGCTCGCCCTCGCCGTGGACTTGGCGGGATTGGCCCTCGGCTCGGTCTGGGCGGCGCGCCGCCTTCGGCGCGGGGCGGCGCCCCGGACGCTCGCGGCGGCCCTGTCGACCGCCGCGGGACTGGCGACCGGAGTCTCGATCCTGCTCTGGGGGCGCGCCCCCGCCCTGCTGGTCCTCGGCTCCGAGAAGCTGGGCCACTCCCTTTGGGCGTCGTCGGCCTTGCAGGTTTTGGTCTCGGCAGGGCTGCTGCTGCCGATCGGCTTCGCCTTCGGGGCGCTTCTTCCCGCTCTCACCGCCCTGCTGGGCGGCGCCGCCCGGCGTGACGGACGCGACGCCGGGGACGGGGTCGCGGTCGATTCCTGGGGAACGGCTGCCGGAGCTCTCGGTGCGGCGTTTCTCCTTCTGCCAGCGGCCGGCGTCGAGTGGACGCTGCGCCTGTCCGGGGTCGTCGAGGTCCTTCTTCTCCTTCTCCTCTTCGCGTCGCGCCGGGGCGCCCCGCGGCGGCTCTGGCTCGGAGCGGCGGCGGCGATCCTGGCGCTGCTGCTCGCGGCGCCGCCCTGGAGCCCGGCGCTGATGACGTCGGGGCCTCTGCTGTACGCCGAGACCTACGGCCGATCGGGCGGAGGGATCGGCTCCATCGAGGAGTCGATGCGGCGGCGGGGAGCGCTGCGGTTCCTCGAAGAGGGTCCCGAGGGAACGGTCACGGTGCGCGAAGGAGCCGGAGGGATCCTGTCGCTTCAGATCAACGGCAAGACCGACGCGTCGACCGGCGGCGACCTGCCGACCCAGCTGCTGGCCGGAAGCCTGCCGGCAGTGCTTCACGCCCAGCCGCGCACTGCCCTCGTCATCGGGCTCGCCAGCGGCACCACCGCCGGCGTGCTTACCGGCGGGCCGGCCCGGCGCGTCGATTGCGTCGAAATCTCCCCGGCGGTGACGCGCGCCGCGGCCCTCTTCGCCTCCGTGAACGGCGGAGTGCTCGAAAATCCGCGCTTCCACCTGGTCCGAGGCGATGGCCGCGCCTACCTTCAACGCGTCGCGGCCCGCTACGATCTCATCGTCTCCCAGCCGACGAATCCCTGGATCGCCGGAGTCACGAATCTCTTCACCCGGGAGTTCTTCGCGCTGGCGCGGGAACGGCTCGCTCCCGGCGGTCTCCTGACCGTCTGGATCCAGGGCTACCGGATCGACCTCGCCGACTTCCGCAGCGCCGTCGCGACGTTTCTTCAGGTCTTCCCGGAAGCGCAGCTCTGGGAGGAATCGGCGGCGGGAGGCGACTACTTCCTCATCGGCCGTAGAGGGGGGGCCTGGCCCGGCTTCGAGGCGCTCGAGAAGGGGATCGGGAAGGAGCAGTCCGCCCTCTCCCGGGCCGGGATCCGGGACCCGGCCGATCTGCTCGCCCGCTTCGTCGCGGGACCGGCGGGACTGCGGCTCCTGGCCCGGGGCGCGCCGATCGTCACCGACGACAATCTGCGTCTCGAGTTCTCGGCACCGCGCGCCCTCTGGAGAAACCGGCTGCCGGAGCTGATCGCGCGGCTCGAGGAGGTTCGCGAATCGGCGGTGGCCGTCTTCCCGCCGCCCGCGGCTCCCGAGGGAGACCCCCTCAGGAGCCGGCTCGAGGAGGAGCAATCGCGGCGAGCGAGCCGCATTCGCTTGGCGCTGTCGCTGCGGCAGTCGGACTACGAGATCCTCGGAACCCCCGAAATCTCCGCCGCGGCCGCGTTGATCCGGAGCGGCCGGGCCGACGCCGCGCTGCCGCTGCTTGAGAAGGCGCGCCGGCAGGCTCCACGCGCGCCGTCGCTGGCTCTCCTCGAGGCGTGGATCCGGCTCTCCCGCGGCGAGGTCGCGGCGGCCGGCCGGGCCTTCCACGAGGCTTCCGATCTCGATCCCTCCTCCGGCGAGGCGCTGAACGGAGAAGGGCTCGTGGCGTGGCGCCTCGGCGATCTGGCGCGGGCCGCTTCACTCTTCCAGGCGTCCGCCGGCCTGGCCCCAGAGGATCCGGAAGCCTCCAACAACCACGCTTCGGTTCTGCTGTTGGAGGGGAAGGAGGCGCCGGCGCTGGCGATTCTCGATCGGGTCGTCGCCGATCATCCCCGCTACGTGCCGGCGATCATCAACCGCGGCGTAGCCCTGGCGCGTCTGGGGCGGCTGGGGGAAGCGGCATCGGACTATGGGCGCGCCCTGGCGCTCGAGCCGTCGAACGCCGACGCCGCCTACAATTTGGAAAGGCTTCGGGTCCGGGAAAAAGAGCGCTAA
- a CDS encoding PilZ domain-containing protein — translation MTGGGDGKDRRRHTRLRKRLQVRFGPGDLAHAGYTQDVSESGIYLQASIIYPPNTVLVLQIEYPDGALTVRGVVRWARDLPPAFKRSLRGGMGLEFVDATAARAAAAPQPEAPPPARSRKKGIPPEAAEYELEALPTRRRQVSTMAGNTFEVRETERVGAIYIRIFQLPLTDGSHEAAFREAFWTRQEADAAVRAFLKSR, via the coding sequence GTGACCGGCGGGGGAGATGGAAAAGATCGGCGCCGCCACACGCGCCTCCGGAAGAGGTTGCAGGTCCGTTTCGGGCCGGGAGATCTGGCCCATGCCGGCTACACGCAGGACGTCTCCGAAAGCGGCATCTACCTCCAGGCCAGCATCATCTACCCGCCCAATACCGTCCTCGTCTTGCAGATCGAATATCCCGACGGCGCCCTCACGGTCCGGGGGGTCGTCCGCTGGGCGAGGGATCTTCCCCCCGCCTTCAAGAGGAGCCTGCGGGGGGGGATGGGGCTGGAATTCGTCGATGCGACCGCGGCCCGGGCCGCGGCCGCGCCGCAGCCGGAGGCCCCGCCGCCGGCTCGCTCGCGCAAGAAGGGGATCCCTCCCGAAGCGGCCGAGTACGAGCTGGAAGCCCTGCCGACGCGCCGGCGCCAAGTCAGCACCATGGCCGGCAACACGTTCGAGGTTCGCGAGACGGAGCGCGTCGGCGCCATCTACATCCGGATTTTCCAGCTCCCCTTGACGGATGGATCGCACGAGGCGGCCTTCCGCGAAGCTTTCTGGACGCGCCAGGAGGCCGACGCCGCCGTCCGGGCCTTCCTCAAGAGCCGCTAG
- a CDS encoding Gldg family protein, giving the protein MEVLRKLAAPSGLLVLLAGGAVKLVFPDRGVAAAILLGLGALLVLAGVALNAQGILSLLKGRAAREGTADVAYVIIVALVLVALNFLSSRHHLRKDLSAQGEFTLSEQTGKILLGLPREVEARAYYYGGTAAERKMKDLLDEYHYQAPKKFRVRFIDPLKNPSEAKADGITQEQSVVLKSGSQSSTVVTGDEEALTNGILKVTRDSVKTLCFAIGHGEKDIKDTGPQGFSSFQAAVEKQQTKVESFSPAMGVPDRCAAVVVAGPRKPWLPAESEKLQAYLDQGGKAAILLDPGQDSGLEPLLARYGITFAHDLIIDRVSALFGGKADIPMVPGDGYESHPITKGFGYQTFYPLATSLTLATPPPAGVSLEALARTTPLSWGEMSYEKEAPTGKLRMDPNDKPGPLVVAAVATRSAGAEPQPAAAGAAKPAKAESRLVVFGDSDFPSNAYFGGTSNGELFLNVANWLSGQEDLVAVPPKSRLPSLVTLTQRQASLIWIVSLLVTPSAILIVGVAIWFRRRKL; this is encoded by the coding sequence TTGGAGGTCCTGAGGAAGCTCGCGGCTCCGTCGGGCCTCCTGGTGCTCCTCGCCGGAGGGGCGGTGAAGCTCGTCTTTCCCGACCGGGGAGTCGCCGCCGCGATCCTCCTGGGCCTCGGAGCTCTCCTGGTCCTGGCGGGCGTGGCGCTTAACGCCCAGGGAATCCTGAGCCTGCTCAAAGGGCGTGCGGCGCGCGAGGGGACGGCCGACGTCGCTTACGTCATCATCGTCGCGCTGGTCCTCGTCGCGTTGAATTTCCTTTCCTCCCGTCATCACCTGCGGAAGGACCTCAGCGCGCAAGGGGAGTTCACCCTGTCGGAGCAGACGGGGAAGATCCTGCTTGGGTTGCCGCGGGAAGTTGAGGCGCGGGCCTATTACTACGGCGGCACGGCGGCCGAGCGGAAGATGAAGGACCTCCTCGACGAATATCACTATCAGGCGCCCAAGAAGTTCCGCGTCCGGTTCATCGACCCCCTCAAGAATCCCTCCGAGGCGAAGGCCGATGGCATCACCCAGGAGCAGTCGGTCGTCTTGAAATCGGGGAGCCAGAGCAGCACCGTGGTCACCGGCGACGAGGAAGCCCTCACGAACGGCATCCTGAAGGTGACCCGCGACTCCGTCAAGACGCTCTGCTTCGCGATCGGGCACGGGGAGAAGGATATCAAGGACACCGGGCCGCAAGGGTTCTCCTCGTTCCAGGCGGCCGTGGAGAAGCAGCAGACGAAGGTGGAGTCGTTCTCCCCGGCGATGGGGGTCCCGGATCGCTGCGCCGCGGTCGTGGTGGCGGGTCCTCGGAAGCCGTGGCTCCCGGCGGAATCGGAGAAGCTGCAGGCCTATCTGGATCAGGGAGGCAAGGCGGCCATCCTGCTCGATCCCGGGCAGGACTCGGGCCTCGAGCCGCTCCTCGCCCGTTACGGGATCACCTTCGCGCACGATCTCATCATCGACCGTGTCTCGGCCCTTTTCGGAGGCAAGGCCGACATCCCGATGGTGCCGGGGGACGGCTACGAGTCCCACCCGATCACCAAAGGGTTCGGCTATCAGACGTTCTATCCGCTCGCGACCTCCCTCACCCTGGCGACCCCGCCGCCGGCGGGGGTGAGCCTGGAGGCGCTCGCCCGGACGACGCCCCTCTCCTGGGGGGAGATGAGCTACGAGAAGGAGGCTCCCACGGGGAAGCTCCGGATGGATCCGAACGACAAGCCGGGACCGCTCGTCGTGGCCGCCGTGGCGACGCGCTCCGCCGGGGCGGAGCCGCAGCCGGCCGCCGCCGGCGCCGCGAAGCCCGCGAAAGCGGAGAGCCGCCTCGTCGTGTTCGGAGATTCCGACTTCCCGAGCAACGCCTACTTCGGCGGCACGAGCAACGGGGAACTCTTCCTGAACGTCGCGAACTGGCTCAGCGGCCAGGAGGATCTCGTCGCGGTCCCTCCCAAGTCCCGGCTCCCCTCCCTGGTCACCCTGACGCAGCGCCAGGCCAGCCTGATCTGGATCGTCTCGCTGCTCGTGACGCCCTCCGCCATCCTGATCGTGGGCGTGGCGATCTGGTTCCGGAGACGGAAGCTGTGA
- a CDS encoding ATP-binding cassette domain-containing protein, translating to MIEVEDLRKAYWKRTAIDGISFRVEKGEILGFLGPNGAGKTTTMRILTGFMPPTSGTARVAGLDVVASPREVKRRIGYLPEHPPLYKEMTVRSYLAFVARIKGVPGNRVAAGIASVLERCGLTEVANRLIGNLSKGYQQRVGIAQAIVHSPEVMILDEPTVGLDPRQILKIRNLIRSFHGEKTVILSTHIIPEVEKLCDRVAIINEGRIVALDSQARLAERLQQSERVSVQFADASGGALRSRLELLDGVQSVIQEDGAANRFLVEARTGSEIGRRIFERALAERWPLVEVSPVRSSLEEVFLQLTGEERGVA from the coding sequence ATGATCGAAGTCGAAGATCTCCGGAAAGCTTACTGGAAGCGCACGGCCATCGACGGGATCTCCTTCCGCGTTGAGAAGGGGGAGATCCTCGGCTTCCTGGGCCCCAACGGCGCCGGCAAGACGACCACGATGCGCATCCTGACCGGCTTCATGCCGCCGACGTCGGGCACCGCGCGCGTGGCCGGGCTCGACGTGGTGGCCTCCCCGCGCGAAGTCAAACGGCGGATCGGCTACCTACCCGAGCACCCTCCTCTGTACAAGGAGATGACGGTGCGCTCCTATCTGGCCTTCGTCGCCCGGATCAAAGGAGTTCCCGGAAACCGCGTCGCGGCGGGGATCGCGTCCGTCCTGGAGCGCTGCGGCCTGACCGAGGTCGCGAACCGCCTCATCGGGAACCTCTCCAAGGGATACCAGCAGCGGGTGGGGATCGCTCAGGCGATCGTCCACTCTCCCGAGGTCATGATCCTGGACGAGCCCACCGTCGGTCTGGACCCCCGGCAGATCCTCAAGATCAGGAATCTCATCCGATCGTTTCACGGCGAGAAGACCGTGATCCTCTCGACCCACATCATCCCCGAAGTCGAGAAGCTCTGCGATCGGGTCGCGATCATCAACGAAGGGCGGATCGTGGCGCTCGACAGCCAGGCCCGCCTGGCGGAGAGACTGCAGCAATCGGAGAGAGTCTCGGTCCAATTCGCGGACGCGTCGGGCGGCGCCTTGCGCTCGCGGCTGGAGTTGCTGGACGGGGTTCAGTCGGTGATTCAGGAGGACGGGGCGGCCAACCGGTTTCTCGTGGAGGCCCGGACCGGATCGGAGATCGGCCGCCGGATCTTCGAGCGGGCGCTCGCCGAGCGCTGGCCCCTGGTCGAGGTCAGCCCCGTGCGCTCCAGCCTGGAGGAGGTCTTCCTTCAGCTCACGGGCGAGGAAAGGGGAGTGGCGTGA